In Populus alba chromosome 1, ASM523922v2, whole genome shotgun sequence, a single window of DNA contains:
- the LOC118034832 gene encoding transcription initiation factor TFIID subunit 9 produces MAEGEEDMPRDAKIVKSLLKSMGVEDYEPRVVHQFLELWYRYVVDVLTDAQVYSEHANKTAIDCDDVKLAIQSKVNFSFSQPPPREVLLELARTRNKIPLPKSIAGPGIPLPPEQDTLISPNYQLAIPKKRTAQAIEETEEDEESADPNQSQEQKTDPPQLTPQRVSFPLTKRPK; encoded by the exons ATGGCGGAGGGAGAAGAAGACATGCCAAGGGATGCCAAGATTGTGAAATCATTGCTTAAATCAATGGGTGTCGAGGATTATGAACCTCGTGTTGTGCATCAGTTTTTGGAGTTGTGGTatcgttatgttgttgatgtgTTGACAGATGCACAGGTTTATTCAGAGCATGCTAACAAAACTGCAATTGACTGTGATGATGTCAAGCTTGCTATTCAATCTAAAGTCAATTTCAGCTTCTCGCAACCCCCTCCTAGAGAG GTTTTACTAGAGTTGGCCAGAACTAGGAACAAAATCCCATTGCCTAAGTCAATAGCCGGGCCTGGAATCCCTCTTCCACCCGAGCAGGACACGTTGATCAGTCCAAACTATCAACTTGCTATCCCAAAGAAGCGGACTGCCCAGGCAATAGAAGAGACAGAGGAGGATGAAGAAAGTGCTGATCCCAACCAATCACAAGAACAGAAGACGGATCCTCCACAGCTTACTCCTCAAAGAGTATCCTTTCCCCTCACCAAACGTCCCAAGTGA
- the LOC118034833 gene encoding probable GTP diphosphokinase RSH2, chloroplastic has protein sequence MAVPTIALYASPPSSVCSTPFPCQINAHANYDFELNSRSSSTASSSASSSQKPIVGGLSRLFSSPAVKHASFSGDREELGWHDRGDELKELSSSFCYTPSKCLAGSSIKRDQSPASVLQGQVSCSSSPPMRIARERSGCDVGFQSSIHGSFRSGANGLFNGFVRNALGSCVDYDSPSFEVHSNGIDEGSSSVVVDELTFSMEDSCVDANYEPYAKELLLGAQLRHKIFSDTFVIKAFHEAEKAHRGQMRASGDPYLQHCVETAVLLAIIGANSTVVAAGLLHDTLDDSFLSYDHIFKTFGAGVADLVEGVSKLSQLSKLARENNTASKTVEADRLHTMFLAMADARAVLIKLADRLHNMMTLDALPLVKQQRFAKETSEIFAPLANRLGISSWKEQLENLCFKHLNPDQHKDLSARLVDSFDEAMIASAKEKLEKALTDEAISYDLSGRHKSLYSTYCKMLKKKLNMDQIHDIHGLRLIVENNEDCYRALRVVQRLWSEVPGKFKDYINNPKFNGYRSLHTVVMGEGTVPLEVQIRTREMHLQAEFGFAAHWRYKEGDSKHSSFVLQMVEWARWVITWQCEAMSKDHSFIGCGDSIKPPCTFPSHSDGCPYSYKPHCGQDGPVFVIMIENDKMSVQELPANSTVMDLLERAGRTSSRWSPYGFAVKEELRPRLNYRPVYDVTCKLKMGDVVELTPAIPNKSLSDYREEIQRMYESGSAPVSSTVPAASGGAVGWRS, from the exons ATGGCAGTCCCAACAATAGCTTTATACGCGAGCCCACCTAGTAGCGTGTGTTCAACACCATTTCCATGCCAAATCAACGCACAtgcaaattatgattttgaattgaattcaagATCTTCATCAACAGCTTCGTCTAGTGCATCTTCCTCGCAGAAACCAATTGTTGGTGGTTTATCTCGTTTGTTTTCATCCCCAGCAGTGAAACATGCATCATTTTCGGGTGATAGAGAGGAGCTGGGGTGGCATGATAGAGGAGACGAATTGAAGGAATTGAGTAGTTCATTTTGCTATACACCAAGTAAATGCCTTGCTGGGTCTTCTATAAAGAGGGATCAAAGTCCGGCTTCGGTTCTGCAAGGTCAAGTCTCTTGTTCTAGTAGTCCTCCTATGAGGATTGCTAGAGAAAGGAGTGGTTGTGATGTGGGTTTTCAGAGTTCAATTCATGGGTCGTTTCGCAGTGGGGCGAATGGGCTCTTTAATGGGTTTGTGAGGAATGCATTAGGGTCTTGTGTTGATTATGATTCTCCGAGTTTTGAGGTTCACAGTAATGGTATTGATGAAGGTTCATCTTCTGTTGTTGTGGATGAATTGACTTTTAGTATGGAGGATAGTTGTGTGGACGCTAATTATGAGCCTTATGCTAAGGAGCTGTTGTTGGGCGCACAATTAAGGCACAAAATTTTTTCTGATACTTTTGTGATCAAGGCTTTTCATGAGGCTGAGAAAGCACATAGGGGACAG ATGCGAGCCAGTGGGGACCCTTATTTGCAGCATTGTGTAGAGACTGCAGTTCTGCTTGCGATCATTGGTGCCAATTCTACAGTGGTTGCTGCAGGGCTTTTACATGACACTTTGGATGATTCTTTCCTAAGCTATGACCACATATTTAAAACATTTGGAGCTGGGGTGGCTGATTTGGTTGAAGGG GTCTCTAAGCTTAGCCAACTGAGCAAGCTTGCTCGTGAGAACAATACAGCAAGCAAAACTGTTGAGGCAGATCGCTTGCACACCATGTTCCTTGCCATGGCAGATGCTAGGGCTGTCCTGATTAAATTAGCTGATCGATTGCATAATATGATGACGCTAGATGCATTGCCTTTGGTGAAGCAACAGAGATTTGCTAAAGAGACATCGGAGATATTTGCTCCCTTGGCCAACCGTTTAGGAATCTCCAGTTGGAAAGAGCAGTTAGAAAATCTATGTTTTAAGCATCTCAACCCAGATCAGCACAAAGATTTGTCTGCTAGACTTGTGGACTCTTTTGATGAGGCAATGATTGCTTCTGCTAAAGAGAAATTAGAGAAAGCTCTCACGGATGAAGCCATTTCTTACGATCTATCTGGAAGGCATAAAAGCTTATATAGCACTTATTGCAAAATGTTGAA GAAAAAGCTGAACATGGATCAGATCCATGATATTCATGGGCTGCGTCTGATTGTTGAAAATAACGAAGACTGCTATAGAGCATTGAGAGTTGTTCAGCGTTTATGGTCCGAAGTACCTGGAAAATTCAAAGACTATATAAATAATCCCAAGTTCAATGG CTATCGATCTCTTCATACAGTAGTAATGGGTGAGGGCACAGTGCCACTTGAAGTTCAGATTCGGACAAGGGAGATGCATCTGCAAGCAGAGTTTGGATTTGCAGCTCATTGGAGGTACAAGGAAGGTGATAGCAAGCACTCCTCATTTGTGCTTCAGATGGTTGAGTGGGCAAGATGGGTCATAACCTGGCAGTGCGAGGCAATGAGCAAAGATCATTCTTTCATTGGCTGTGGTGATTCCATAAAGCCTCCATGCACATTCCCTTCACATTCTGATGGCTGCCCATATTCTTACAAGCCTCACTGTGGGCAAGATGGACCTGTCTTCGTCATTATGATTGAGAATGACAAG ATGTCTGTGCAAGAGCTTCCTGCAAACTCAACAGTGATGGATCTGCTGGAGAGGGCTGGGCGTACGAGCTCAAGATGGTCCCCATACGGGTTTGCCGTGAAGGAAGAGTTGAGGCCAAGGCTGAACTATCGGCCAGTGTATGATGTGACTTGCAAGCTAAAGATGGGGGATGTGGTGGAGCTAACTCCAGCTATACCTAACAAATCTTTGTCCGACTACAGGGAAGAGATTCAACGCATGTACGAAAGTGGCTCAGCCCCTGTTTCAAGCACAGTTCCTGCTGCTAGCGGCGGCGCTGTTGGATGGAGAAGTTGA
- the LOC118034831 gene encoding uncharacterized protein, with the protein MDSAKILHPFTFYLSTALAIFRYLQTGFFCLKRIPIFFTIVDTVISLYFRSCGLSPFTIDLDDQTTMHFWTSNHRRFNKPNLVMIHGYGGDARWQFVYQVGSLSQNFNLYVPDLLFFGKSSSKRSGRTDTFQARCLAECLKRLGVDRFSVYSISYGGFVAYRMAEIFPEEVEKVVIVSSGLGSSDDQIEGQIKKIGRDPAAVLLPEHPQDLRFLVNLSVYKCKPLRWLPDIFLQEFINAMVNHQRKEKLELLEHLLAKKADISLPILTQETLLIWGDQDNVFPVNLAYQLQRHLGPRSRVKIIKDIGHAANIESPDAVNDLITSFVLGRSKDIPSVSEKSSFSRVY; encoded by the exons ATGGACTCAGCCAAGATTTTGCACCCTTTCACCTTCTATCTCTCCACCGCGTTGGCCATTTTTCGGTACCTCCAAACCGGTTTCTTTTGCCTGAAACGGATTCCGATTTTTTTCACCATAGTTGATACAGTGATTTCATTGTACTTCAGATCATGTGGCCTTTCACCTTTCACCATTGATTTAGACGATCAAACCACGATGCATTTTTGGACCTCCAATCATAGGAGGTTCAACAAACCTAATCTAGTCATGATCCATGGCTATGGTGGCGATGCGCGGTGGCAATTTGTCTATCAAGTGGGTTCTCTGTCGCAAAACTTCAATTTGTATGTTCcagatttattgttttttggcaAGTCTTCTTCGAAGAGATCAGGCCGAACTGATACTTTCCAAGCAAGGTGTTTGGCTGAATGTTTGAAAAGATTGGGCGTAGACAGGTTCTCCGTGTACTCAATTAGCTATGGAGGGTTTGTGGCATATCGGATGGCTGAAATTTTTCCAGAGGAGGTGGAGAAGGTCGTGATTGTGAGTAGTGGGTTAGGTTCCAGTGATGATCAGATAGAGGGGCAGATCAAGAAAATTGGAAGAGATCCAGCAGCGGTACTTTTGCCTGAACATCCACAAGATCTAAGGTTCTTAGTGAACCTATCAGTATACAAGTGCAAGCCCTTGAGGTGGCTTCCTGATATATTCCTTCAGGAGTTTATCAAC GCAATGGTTAATCATCAGAGAAAGGAAAAATTAGAGCTGCTGGAGCACTTGCTGGCCAAAAAAGCTGATATAAGCCTTCCCATTCTAACACag GAAACACTGCTAATATGGGGAGATCAGGATAATGTGTTCCCAGTAAACTTGGCCTATCAATTGCAGAG GCACCTGGGACCAAGATCAAGGGTGAAGATAATCAAGGATATAGGCCATGCGGCCAATATAGAGTCGCCCGATGCTGTGAATGATCTGATAACATCTTTTGTTTTGGGTCGATCCAAAGATATCCCATCAGTTTCTGAAAAATCCAGTTTCAGCCGAGTGTATTAG